From a region of the Thiorhodovibrio winogradskyi genome:
- a CDS encoding dynamin family protein — protein sequence MNMKKAPEDVAESDVSHKFQELTVIIDALEADLGPSFDSERKAIVDVLRSLDGSLPIVAFLGTFSDGKSCLAGLMAEQYEIPIGFGPTTRTISELRTDKYVFIDTPGLFSSYTEHDGIALKYIARASAIIFVVSPVNPLKKSHTDTIRWLVNDLKAGRRIIFAINKMDEVADLEDDNEVTIPRQSRGLSNS from the coding sequence ATGAACATGAAAAAAGCCCCAGAAGACGTCGCAGAGTCAGATGTTTCACATAAATTCCAAGAATTGACCGTAATAATCGATGCGCTCGAGGCGGATCTTGGACCAAGTTTCGATAGCGAGCGTAAGGCAATTGTGGACGTGCTCCGGTCGCTCGATGGTTCTCTGCCTATTGTGGCTTTTCTTGGTACATTTTCGGATGGCAAGTCTTGTTTGGCTGGACTCATGGCTGAGCAATATGAAATTCCAATTGGTTTCGGTCCTACCACTAGAACGATTTCTGAGCTTCGTACAGATAAGTACGTGTTTATTGATACGCCGGGCTTATTTTCGTCTTACACCGAGCATGATGGGATTGCGTTGAAGTATATTGCGCGAGCATCTGCGATTATTTTTGTTGTTAGCCCAGTTAATCCGCTAAAAAAATCCCATACTGATACGATACGCTGGCTCGTAAATGATCTCAAGGCTGGTAGGCGAATCATTTTCGCGATAAACAAGATGGACGAAGTTGCTGACTTGGAGGATGATAATGAAGTAACAATCCCCCGGCAGAGCCGGGGGCTTTCGAATTCGTGA
- the tnpA gene encoding IS200/IS605 family transposase encodes MDEFESLSHSRWECKYHIVFIPKYRRKVLYKQLRKHLGEVFHRLAQRKESQILEGHLMSDHVHMLISIPPKYAVSQVVGYIKGKSAIHLARVYGERKRNFGGMHFWARGYFVSTVGRDEATIRAYIQHQEREDQRLEQLNLWR; translated from the coding sequence ATGGACGAGTTCGAGAGCCTAAGTCACTCACGTTGGGAGTGCAAATACCACATTGTTTTTATCCCGAAATATCGACGGAAGGTGCTTTACAAGCAGCTGCGGAAGCATCTTGGGGAGGTGTTTCATCGGCTGGCGCAACGCAAGGAGAGTCAGATCCTCGAAGGGCATCTGATGTCCGATCATGTTCACATGTTGATTTCGATTCCGCCGAAGTATGCTGTCTCGCAGGTGGTCGGGTACATCAAGGGCAAAAGCGCAATCCATTTAGCGCGAGTCTATGGTGAGCGAAAGCGCAACTTTGGTGGGATGCATTTTTGGGCACGGGGCTATTTTGTCTCGACAGTTGGTCGTGATGAGGCGACGATTCGGGCCTACATTCAGCATCAAGAGCGTGAAGACCAGCGTCTTGAGCAGCTGAACCTGTGGCGCTGA
- a CDS encoding GmrSD restriction endonuclease domain-containing protein gives MTQTIFDSGKESLARLLDEAEEGKLQLPDFQRGWVWDDYGIRALLASISQAFPVGAIMTLRTGGEVRFQPRAIEGVTLGYPDRQPERLLLDGQQRITSLYQATRLNRAIDTQNAQKRAIKRWYYIDMEKALDPMTDREDAIVGLPEDKTIRTNFGREVVLDLSTREQEYRERMFPVNRLFDDNDWELGFEDFWHAELKHDPESARRERLFYRRFQDEIITVFRAYYVPVITLERETTKEAVCLVFEKVNTGGKKLDAFELLTAIYAADNFQLRRDWLGDDKTGEVGRAARLGRHEVLSQLQSTDFLQAISLLHTLEVREAAAAAGKEGKDLPQVSCTRQAILNLPLTAYQKWADAVENSFLQAAKFLQLQRIYWRKDVPYLTQLVALAAIITRLGKRWEEDGARRKIARWYWCGVFGELYGSTIESRLAKDVQDVPIWIDDDSKRPSTFQDANFAQERLYTLRSRLAAAYKGLHALLMRTGCEDFRSGQPYELTSFWEERVDIHHIFPRAWCKKQRIERGRYDCVVNKTPISARANRIIGGAAPSEYLHKLEKNAKIDPERMSAILASHLVDVDTLRNDNFESFFAQREEALMKLIEQATGKPVARTTTLDEPTGDVNVEEEELDADDDELVREVDIS, from the coding sequence ATGACCCAAACCATCTTCGACAGCGGCAAAGAATCCCTCGCGCGACTGCTCGACGAAGCCGAGGAGGGCAAACTCCAACTCCCCGACTTCCAACGCGGCTGGGTCTGGGATGACTACGGGATTCGCGCCCTTCTCGCGTCCATATCCCAGGCTTTTCCGGTCGGCGCCATCATGACCTTGCGCACAGGAGGGGAGGTGCGCTTCCAGCCGCGCGCCATTGAAGGCGTCACCCTCGGCTATCCCGACCGCCAGCCCGAGCGGCTGTTGCTGGATGGCCAGCAGCGCATCACTTCTCTCTATCAGGCAACCCGCCTGAACCGCGCGATCGACACCCAGAATGCCCAGAAGCGTGCCATCAAGCGCTGGTATTACATCGACATGGAGAAAGCGCTCGATCCGATGACCGACCGCGAGGATGCCATCGTTGGTCTGCCGGAGGACAAGACCATCCGCACCAATTTTGGCCGTGAGGTGGTACTCGACCTCTCCACGCGGGAACAGGAATATCGCGAGCGGATGTTTCCTGTCAATCGGCTATTCGACGATAACGATTGGGAGCTTGGTTTTGAGGATTTCTGGCATGCAGAGCTGAAGCATGATCCTGAGTCAGCTAGGCGTGAGCGGCTTTTCTATCGACGTTTTCAAGATGAGATCATCACAGTTTTTCGTGCCTACTACGTACCGGTCATCACCCTGGAGCGGGAGACGACCAAGGAGGCGGTCTGCCTGGTGTTCGAGAAGGTCAACACTGGCGGCAAAAAGCTCGATGCCTTTGAACTGCTGACGGCCATCTATGCGGCGGACAACTTTCAACTGCGCCGCGACTGGCTCGGGGATGATAAGACCGGTGAAGTCGGACGTGCCGCTCGGCTCGGTCGCCATGAAGTCCTCTCCCAACTACAAAGCACCGACTTCCTCCAAGCGATTTCCCTGCTACATACCTTGGAAGTGCGCGAAGCCGCCGCAGCCGCCGGCAAGGAAGGCAAAGATCTGCCCCAGGTGAGCTGCACCCGCCAGGCCATTCTGAATCTGCCCCTGACGGCCTACCAGAAATGGGCGGATGCGGTTGAGAACAGTTTTCTTCAGGCCGCAAAATTCCTTCAGCTCCAGCGCATTTACTGGCGCAAGGATGTGCCTTACCTGACCCAACTGGTCGCGCTGGCGGCGATCATCACCCGGCTTGGCAAGCGCTGGGAAGAAGATGGCGCGCGACGCAAGATCGCCCGATGGTATTGGTGCGGCGTCTTCGGCGAGCTGTATGGCTCGACCATCGAAAGCCGGCTGGCTAAAGATGTGCAGGATGTTCCGATCTGGATCGACGACGATAGCAAGCGTCCATCGACGTTCCAGGATGCCAATTTCGCCCAAGAGCGCCTCTACACCCTGCGCTCCCGACTCGCCGCAGCCTACAAAGGGTTACATGCCCTGCTGATGCGCACCGGCTGTGAGGATTTCCGTTCCGGGCAACCCTACGAGTTGACCTCCTTCTGGGAGGAGCGCGTCGACATCCACCACATCTTTCCGCGCGCCTGGTGCAAGAAGCAGCGGATCGAGCGAGGTCGCTACGACTGTGTCGTCAATAAGACACCCATCTCCGCCCGCGCGAACCGCATCATCGGAGGCGCCGCACCGTCGGAGTATCTGCACAAGCTCGAGAAGAACGCCAAGATCGACCCTGAACGCATGAGCGCCATCCTCGCCAGCCACCTGGTCGATGTCGACACCCTGCGCAACGACAACTTCGAATCCTTTTTCGCCCAGCGCGAAGAGGCCCTGATGAAACTAATTGAGCAGGCCACGGGGAAACCCGTCGCTCGAACGACTACTCTGGACGAACCCACCGGCGATGTGAACGTGGAAGAAGAAGAGCTGGATGCCGATGATGACGAACTCGTTCGGGAAGTTGATATCTCCTAG
- a CDS encoding MBL fold metallo-hydrolase produces MLGLRMLILGALLCGVTVEAVAQSCADAIAVQVLGSGGPEGQNGRASAGYLVWLDGRARMLIDLGGGSFARFGASGARFADLDLIALTHLHADHATDLPALLKRGYFSPRTRALPIAGPTGGGQYPGLEGYLQGLLGPSVGAFRYLAGYLDGSDGLAALERRTLDATSRKPLSVLATDSYQVSAMGVTHGPVPALAYRVDIGDQRIVFSGDLNGDDPAFIDFARDAEVLIMDHAIPEDAGAVAARLHPRPSEIAAIAREAGVEHLVLSHLMRRSEADLDASRARIADEYSGRVSVAADLDCYALHP; encoded by the coding sequence ATGCTTGGCTTGAGAATGCTGATTCTCGGTGCGCTGCTGTGCGGGGTGACGGTAGAGGCGGTCGCACAATCTTGCGCGGACGCCATCGCCGTGCAGGTGCTCGGCTCCGGCGGTCCCGAGGGTCAAAACGGCCGCGCCAGCGCCGGCTATCTGGTGTGGCTGGATGGGCGGGCTCGCATGCTGATCGATCTTGGTGGCGGCAGTTTCGCGCGCTTCGGCGCCAGTGGGGCACGCTTTGCCGATCTGGACTTGATTGCCCTGACCCATCTGCATGCCGATCACGCCACCGACCTGCCGGCGTTGCTCAAGCGCGGCTATTTCAGCCCGCGCACCCGCGCCCTGCCGATCGCGGGACCAACGGGCGGCGGCCAGTATCCCGGTCTGGAGGGCTATCTACAGGGGTTGCTCGGACCTTCCGTCGGCGCCTTTCGCTACCTCGCCGGGTACCTGGATGGCAGCGATGGACTGGCCGCGCTTGAGCGCCGGACGCTTGATGCCACAAGCCGCAAGCCGCTCTCGGTGCTCGCAACCGACAGCTACCAGGTCAGCGCCATGGGTGTCACCCACGGGCCTGTGCCGGCGCTGGCCTACCGGGTCGACATCGGTGACCAGCGCATCGTCTTCAGCGGCGATCTCAACGGCGATGATCCCGCCTTCATCGACTTTGCCCGCGATGCCGAGGTGCTGATCATGGATCACGCCATCCCGGAGGATGCTGGCGCGGTGGCGGCGCGGTTGCACCCGCGACCCTCGGAGATCGCCGCCATCGCGCGCGAGGCCGGCGTGGAGCATCTGGTGCTCAGTCATCTGATGCGCCGTTCCGAGGCCGACCTTGACGCGAGCCGAGCGCGCATCGCGGACGAGTATTCCGGGCGCGTCAGCGTCGCCGCCGACCTCGATTGCTACGCGCTCCACCCCTGA
- a CDS encoding PAS domain S-box protein: MSPADTPTARRAIQPTGADHHWWLHAIFEHSNDAIFVIDPHADRILQANPRACALLGYDSDQLLAEVRVSDIHPDEMPQLQALAEQVFATGHGWTNELSCTTRAGARLPAEISAAVVPHQGRDCIIAIVRDVTERKRAEESLKRSEQRLRAFVENAGDGFFLVAGDGRILDVNPRAARMLGFTPEELIGRPVPDIDVSLSAEALAEIRAQLPFDQPRTMESRHQRRDGSCFPSEISICKFGTPEQVRFVAVLRDQTARKAGEAAIARLAELGRLAATLAHQIRNPLATIQLCLDDFAARVVPALESERQARTQRRVELAQGEAARLERLLAEILGYAGERPPERQELEPLTFARQLEPALAALPSLKGRRLQIIETAPLAPILADADMLAQALFNLIDNAAEASAPDGTVTLTLGFTLGSTPESTPESGDEPQRPCLEVHNAGAPIPPETLARVGTPFFSTKHSGTGLGVAYVQRVADAHGWTFELTSDTDSGTQARLWV, encoded by the coding sequence ATGTCCCCGGCCGATACCCCAACCGCTCGCCGCGCGATCCAACCGACAGGCGCCGATCATCACTGGTGGTTGCACGCCATCTTCGAGCATTCCAACGATGCCATTTTCGTCATCGACCCGCATGCCGATCGCATTCTTCAGGCCAATCCGCGCGCCTGCGCCTTGCTTGGCTATGACAGCGACCAACTGCTCGCCGAGGTGCGGGTCTCGGATATTCACCCGGATGAAATGCCGCAATTGCAGGCGCTCGCCGAGCAGGTGTTCGCCACCGGCCATGGCTGGACCAATGAGCTCAGCTGCACCACCCGCGCTGGCGCGCGGCTGCCGGCGGAGATCTCCGCCGCGGTCGTTCCTCATCAAGGGCGTGACTGCATTATTGCCATTGTGCGCGATGTCACCGAGCGCAAGCGTGCCGAGGAATCGCTCAAGCGCAGCGAGCAGCGCTTGCGGGCCTTTGTCGAGAACGCCGGCGATGGGTTCTTCCTGGTTGCTGGCGACGGGCGGATTCTCGATGTCAATCCGCGCGCCGCGCGGATGCTCGGCTTCACGCCCGAGGAGCTGATTGGCCGCCCGGTGCCGGATATCGACGTCAGCCTGTCGGCCGAGGCCCTGGCGGAGATTCGCGCCCAACTGCCGTTCGATCAGCCTCGGACCATGGAAAGCCGTCACCAGCGGCGCGATGGGAGTTGTTTCCCCAGCGAAATCAGTATTTGCAAATTCGGCACCCCCGAGCAGGTGCGCTTTGTCGCGGTGCTCCGGGATCAAACCGCGCGCAAGGCCGGCGAGGCGGCCATTGCCCGCCTGGCCGAGCTGGGCCGTCTGGCCGCGACCCTGGCGCATCAGATTCGCAATCCATTGGCGACCATCCAGCTGTGTCTGGACGATTTCGCCGCGCGCGTGGTGCCGGCGCTCGAGTCCGAACGTCAGGCACGAACACAACGCCGCGTCGAGCTGGCCCAAGGCGAGGCGGCGCGACTGGAACGCTTGCTGGCGGAGATTCTCGGCTACGCCGGCGAGCGTCCACCCGAGCGCCAGGAACTGGAGCCACTGACCTTCGCGCGCCAGCTCGAACCCGCGCTCGCGGCGCTGCCCAGCCTCAAGGGCCGTCGGCTCCAGATCATCGAGACCGCGCCGCTCGCGCCCATCCTGGCCGATGCGGACATGCTGGCGCAGGCGCTGTTTAATCTGATCGACAATGCCGCCGAGGCCTCGGCTCCCGACGGCACCGTGACACTGACCTTGGGATTTACCCTGGGATCAACCCCGGAATCAACCCCGGAATCAGGGGACGAGCCGCAGCGACCCTGTCTTGAAGTGCACAACGCCGGCGCGCCGATCCCGCCCGAAACCCTGGCTCGCGTCGGCACGCCCTTTTTCTCCACCAAGCACTCAGGCACGGGCTTGGGCGTGGCCTATGTGCAACGCGTGGCCGATGCCCATGGCTGGACCTTTGAGCTGACCTCGGACACGGATTCGGGCACCCAGGCGCGGTTGTGGGTGTGA
- a CDS encoding peroxiredoxin-like family protein codes for MRPSSRAPVPTITPDLALIDDSWPARQHSRFALALAITMGAAAVGGATAADPPRLPSYQSDLDAFQAEQAKHPPPFTAIERDQMEAAAAALAAAMPEPGPQVGETAPDFQLPNARGEMVRLTQRLQEGPVVLTFYRGAWCPYCNLQLRGLHQSLPHFERYQAQLIAITPQQPDQSLAQVKVDGYPFEILSDLKDDTMQAYRLAFEVPESLRALYQERLGLNLAEYNGEGRFILPVPATFVIDQEGVIRYAFAETDYRQRAEPADILATLANLSDAPVAKR; via the coding sequence ATGCGCCCATCATCCCGCGCGCCGGTCCCCACCATCACGCCAGACCTTGCCTTGATCGATGACAGCTGGCCGGCACGGCAGCATTCGCGTTTCGCCCTGGCGCTCGCCATTACCATGGGCGCGGCAGCGGTGGGCGGCGCAACCGCCGCCGACCCGCCGCGACTGCCCAGCTACCAGAGCGACTTGGATGCCTTTCAGGCCGAGCAGGCCAAGCACCCGCCACCCTTCACCGCTATCGAGCGTGACCAGATGGAAGCCGCCGCTGCCGCCCTGGCGGCCGCCATGCCCGAACCAGGACCGCAGGTTGGCGAGACCGCGCCGGACTTCCAACTGCCCAACGCCAGGGGCGAGATGGTGCGACTGACGCAACGCCTGCAAGAAGGTCCGGTCGTCCTGACCTTCTATCGCGGCGCCTGGTGTCCCTACTGCAATCTGCAATTGCGCGGACTCCACCAGAGCCTGCCGCACTTCGAGCGCTATCAGGCACAGCTCATCGCCATTACGCCCCAGCAACCGGATCAGTCCCTCGCGCAGGTCAAGGTGGACGGCTATCCCTTCGAAATTCTGAGCGACCTCAAGGATGACACCATGCAGGCCTACCGGCTGGCGTTCGAGGTGCCGGAGTCGCTGCGCGCGCTCTACCAAGAGCGACTCGGGCTGAATCTCGCCGAGTACAACGGCGAGGGACGCTTTATCCTGCCGGTGCCGGCCACCTTCGTGATCGACCAGGAAGGGGTTATCCGTTACGCGTTCGCCGAGACCGATTACCGCCAGCGCGCCGAGCCGGCGGACATTCTTGCCACATTGGCCAATCTTTCCGACGCACCAGTGGCGAAGCGCTGA
- a CDS encoding HvfA family oxazolone/thioamide-modified RiPP metallophore: MTKQTMTTLTWAGAALVGGPLTLGSALADSGNPFLAQPLSSAHIQLAQAEGKCGEGKCGGQEGTEAKCGADKESEGKCGGGDKGAEGKGEGKCGEGKCGGGN; encoded by the coding sequence ATGACGAAGCAGACAATGACCACACTCACCTGGGCCGGCGCGGCCCTGGTTGGCGGCCCGCTGACCCTGGGCAGTGCCCTGGCCGACAGCGGCAATCCCTTTCTCGCCCAACCGCTGAGCAGTGCTCATATCCAGCTGGCGCAAGCCGAGGGCAAATGCGGCGAGGGCAAATGCGGTGGTCAAGAAGGGACCGAGGCCAAGTGTGGCGCCGACAAGGAGAGCGAAGGCAAGTGCGGCGGCGGCGACAAAGGCGCCGAGGGCAAGGGTGAGGGCAAATGCGGGGAGGGCAAATGCGGCGGGGGTAACTGA
- a CDS encoding ATP-binding protein, with the protein MEVQIARLSLREWLSGVLMLNSQATKLDGEIHDTKLLQPIQSLRNAVLTFVLLPLLGLLVALGMFGVRELEKQMHRRVQDDIELIARSIRLPIAAAMVRGDVVAVREALDSVFQIDQVFGAYVYDRAGEQVATSGPRSPLLERRRDARAVTAEGTQGSVEERRGREVFSFFLPLYDPAGTVVGLLQVTRDLSRFEAYLTRLRWVGGTLVLLVAVLFVLIVLIGHHRAIGRHVRALTAAMAPIGTGESGLRIPVRGPVELKQLGVGINAMIDRWETSERNLRAQREREARLERELRQSEKLAAVGRLAAGLAHELGTPLGSVAGRAQRALRGLPASSPARAELAAQREELDRISRIVRELLDFARRNPLHRRAVLLGPLIDGVVSRCTQAAQRPVAVDVALSPELAGQRLYADPLRLEQALGNLLDNALNAAHARVLISAELDDDGLRLWVSDDGPGIAESARERLFEPFFTTKPVGQGTGLGLAVARAAIAEHDGHLSLEAGGLGGACFQIALPPVIVHGAPEGRAAETSG; encoded by the coding sequence ATGGAAGTCCAAATCGCTCGGCTTTCGCTGCGTGAGTGGTTGTCGGGGGTGCTCATGCTAAACTCCCAGGCGACAAAATTGGATGGCGAGATACACGACACCAAGCTTTTGCAGCCGATTCAATCACTCAGAAATGCTGTGCTGACCTTTGTGCTGCTGCCGCTGCTGGGGCTGTTGGTGGCGCTCGGCATGTTCGGGGTGCGGGAGTTGGAGAAGCAGATGCACCGACGCGTTCAGGACGATATCGAGCTGATTGCCCGCTCGATTCGTCTGCCCATTGCCGCAGCCATGGTGCGGGGCGATGTCGTGGCGGTGCGCGAGGCCCTGGACTCGGTGTTCCAGATCGATCAGGTATTTGGCGCCTATGTGTATGACCGCGCGGGTGAGCAAGTCGCCACCAGCGGACCCCGCAGTCCGCTGCTGGAGCGCCGGCGCGATGCGCGCGCCGTGACGGCGGAGGGCACCCAGGGTAGTGTCGAGGAAAGGCGCGGGCGCGAGGTGTTTTCCTTCTTTCTGCCGCTGTACGATCCCGCTGGCACTGTGGTCGGACTGCTGCAAGTCACCCGCGATCTGAGCCGTTTCGAAGCCTACCTGACGCGGCTGCGCTGGGTGGGCGGCACCCTAGTGCTGCTGGTGGCGGTGCTTTTTGTGCTGATTGTGCTGATCGGCCACCATCGCGCCATAGGGCGCCATGTGCGTGCGCTCACCGCCGCCATGGCGCCCATCGGCACCGGCGAGAGCGGTCTGCGCATACCGGTGCGCGGGCCGGTGGAGCTTAAGCAGCTCGGCGTCGGCATCAACGCCATGATTGATCGCTGGGAGACCTCCGAGCGCAATCTGCGCGCTCAGCGCGAACGCGAAGCGCGGCTTGAGCGCGAGCTGCGCCAGTCCGAAAAGCTCGCTGCCGTCGGTCGTTTGGCCGCGGGGCTCGCGCATGAACTGGGCACGCCGCTTGGCAGTGTCGCCGGGCGAGCGCAACGCGCGTTGCGCGGGCTACCCGCGTCATCGCCGGCGCGCGCGGAGCTGGCCGCGCAGCGCGAGGAGCTGGATCGCATCTCGCGCATTGTGCGGGAACTGCTGGATTTTGCCCGCCGCAATCCGCTGCACCGGCGCGCGGTATTGCTGGGGCCGCTGATTGATGGCGTGGTGAGCCGCTGCACCCAGGCGGCACAGCGGCCAGTGGCGGTCGATGTGGCGTTGTCGCCCGAGCTGGCCGGGCAACGCCTGTATGCCGACCCGTTGCGACTGGAGCAGGCGCTCGGCAATCTGCTCGACAATGCCCTGAACGCCGCTCACGCCCGGGTGTTGATCAGCGCCGAGCTGGATGACGACGGACTGCGGCTGTGGGTGAGCGACGACGGGCCAGGCATTGCCGAGTCCGCGCGCGAGCGGTTGTTCGAGCCCTTTTTCACCACCAAGCCAGTTGGCCAGGGCACCGGGCTTGGGCTGGCGGTGGCACGCGCAGCGATCGCCGAGCATGATGGGCACTTGTCGCTGGAGGCCGGGGGGCTGGGCGGCGCCTGTTTTCAAATCGCATTACCGCCTGTCATTGTGCATGGCGCACCAGAGGGCCGCGCAGCAGAGACTTCCGGATGA
- a CDS encoding sigma-54-dependent transcriptional regulator, with translation MTNAETAANNTGQVASILVVEDDHGYRQLLIDELADAGYRALGVADAEAARAVLTSASFALVLCDLRLPGADGLAVLQASRACRPQPGFIMVTGFGTIDQAVAALKAGADDFLTKPLDLEHLRLTVARVLDRRQLQVEVARYRELLGARDFHGMLGKSPAMLKLFELIRRIAPSHSSVLITGESGTGKELVARALHQESTRAEAPFVALNCAGIPETLLESELFGHAAGAFSGARAGRRGLFLEADGGTLFLDEIAEMPPAMQTKLLRLLQDGQVRPVGANQEIAADVRILAATHQNPSERIAAGELRQDLFYRLETFRLHVPPLRERGEDIAHLLRHFLGLHARAGTAPEFAPEAWRALLDYAFPGNVRELGSLVERLVTLAAGARIEFHDLPERVRQASPTAADATSPAAGAREEDWRTLAEVEASHIRAVLDWTGGNKQRAARILGIGRKTLYRKLGERGPDDP, from the coding sequence ATGACAAACGCCGAGACAGCCGCCAACAACACCGGTCAGGTCGCCAGCATCCTGGTGGTCGAGGACGATCACGGCTACCGCCAACTGCTGATCGACGAGCTGGCGGACGCGGGCTATCGCGCGCTGGGCGTGGCCGATGCCGAGGCCGCTCGCGCCGTCCTGACGTCCGCGTCCTTTGCCCTGGTGCTGTGCGATCTGCGCCTGCCCGGCGCCGATGGCCTGGCGGTGTTGCAGGCCAGTCGCGCCTGTCGACCCCAGCCCGGGTTCATCATGGTGACCGGCTTTGGCACCATCGACCAAGCCGTCGCGGCGCTCAAGGCCGGGGCTGACGACTTTCTCACCAAGCCATTGGATTTGGAACATCTGCGCCTGACGGTGGCGCGGGTGCTCGATCGGCGCCAATTACAGGTGGAAGTGGCGCGCTATCGGGAGCTGCTGGGGGCGCGGGACTTCCACGGCATGCTCGGCAAAAGTCCCGCCATGCTGAAGCTCTTTGAGCTGATCCGCCGCATCGCGCCGTCGCACAGCAGCGTGCTCATCACCGGCGAGTCCGGCACCGGAAAGGAACTGGTTGCGCGCGCCCTGCATCAAGAGAGTACGCGCGCCGAGGCGCCTTTCGTGGCGCTCAATTGCGCCGGCATTCCCGAAACCCTGCTGGAATCCGAATTGTTCGGCCATGCCGCCGGCGCCTTCAGCGGCGCGCGCGCGGGGCGGCGCGGGCTGTTTTTGGAAGCCGACGGCGGCACGCTGTTTCTCGATGAAATCGCCGAGATGCCACCGGCCATGCAGACCAAACTGCTGCGCCTGCTGCAAGACGGCCAAGTGCGCCCGGTCGGCGCCAATCAGGAAATCGCCGCCGATGTGCGCATTCTCGCCGCCACCCACCAGAACCCGAGCGAGCGTATTGCCGCTGGCGAGCTACGCCAGGATCTGTTCTACCGGCTGGAGACCTTTCGCCTGCATGTCCCGCCGCTGCGCGAACGCGGCGAGGACATCGCTCATCTCTTGCGCCATTTCCTCGGCCTGCATGCGCGCGCCGGCACGGCGCCTGAGTTCGCGCCCGAGGCCTGGCGCGCGCTGCTCGACTACGCCTTTCCCGGCAATGTGCGCGAGCTGGGCAGTCTGGTCGAGCGCCTGGTCACCCTGGCCGCCGGCGCGCGGATTGAATTCCATGACCTGCCCGAGCGCGTGCGCCAGGCGTCACCGACCGCGGCGGATGCCACATCGCCCGCGGCAGGCGCCCGAGAGGAAGACTGGCGCACCCTTGCCGAGGTCGAGGCCAGCCATATTCGCGCGGTACTCGACTGGACCGGCGGTAACAAGCAGCGGGCCGCGCGCATTCTGGGTATCGGGCGCAAGACGCTCTATCGCAAACTCGGTGAACGGGGTCCGGATGACCCGTAG
- a CDS encoding DUF4168 domain-containing protein, with the protein MTLTKTNTLTATALLAAGLLSAGPVLAQSMGGGGATGGGQPQGSYSSQGAQQVEVDDGTLATFAEAFQNVQELNQELTEEMSTAKSTEAAQSMQQEAQEAMVKAVENSGISIADYNEIASGMRYDPVLAERVKEAVGDL; encoded by the coding sequence ATGACACTGACCAAAACCAATACCCTGACCGCCACCGCTCTGCTCGCCGCCGGACTCCTGAGTGCCGGACCGGTGCTGGCGCAATCCATGGGGGGCGGAGGAGCAACCGGCGGCGGCCAACCCCAGGGCAGTTACTCCTCGCAGGGCGCACAGCAAGTCGAGGTTGACGACGGGACCCTGGCGACCTTTGCCGAAGCCTTTCAGAATGTGCAGGAGCTCAATCAGGAGCTGACCGAGGAGATGTCCACGGCCAAATCCACCGAGGCCGCCCAGAGCATGCAGCAAGAGGCCCAGGAAGCCATGGTCAAGGCAGTCGAGAACAGCGGCATTTCCATTGCTGACTACAACGAGATCGCTTCCGGCATGCGCTACGATCCGGTGCTCGCGGAGCGGGTGAAGGAAGCCGTCGGCGATCTTTAA
- a CDS encoding BON domain-containing protein → MLQTLATLTLFSLSVVTATAAETPDVRAAQAQMLMRINPLLDGYEIRIIPFPNKWHLEGAVSNAIEADLARELAELMASADTEIVMELELDAPMAAASGQLIGELRDRTTKARLRQRLRWQTRNQPLDVKMEVEKGVVRLHGQVGNAATKDRLAAMAASTLGVDEVFNYISVDPALIPKEREAEERAKAEENADDWIAPRLLRLLASDTRVNARAIDMAVESGRVILSGSVSSVAERNVAESLAEYIPGVREVDSHLVIERQL, encoded by the coding sequence GTGTTGCAAACCCTTGCTACTCTGACCCTCTTCAGTCTCTCCGTTGTCACCGCCACTGCTGCCGAAACGCCCGATGTGCGCGCCGCGCAGGCGCAGATGTTAATGCGGATCAACCCCTTGCTCGACGGATACGAGATTCGGATCATTCCCTTCCCCAACAAGTGGCATCTGGAAGGCGCGGTCTCCAACGCCATTGAGGCCGACCTGGCGCGCGAATTGGCCGAGTTGATGGCGAGCGCTGATACAGAGATCGTCATGGAGCTCGAACTGGACGCACCCATGGCGGCAGCATCCGGCCAACTGATTGGCGAGCTGCGTGATCGCACCACAAAGGCACGCCTGCGTCAGCGTCTGCGCTGGCAGACCCGCAATCAGCCGCTGGATGTGAAGATGGAGGTCGAAAAAGGCGTCGTGCGCTTGCACGGTCAGGTCGGCAACGCCGCGACCAAGGATCGGCTCGCCGCCATGGCCGCCAGCACCTTGGGGGTCGATGAAGTCTTCAACTACATCAGCGTCGACCCGGCGCTTATCCCCAAGGAGCGCGAAGCCGAGGAGCGCGCCAAGGCGGAAGAAAACGCGGATGACTGGATCGCGCCCCGCCTGCTGCGCCTATTGGCCTCGGACACCAGAGTCAATGCGCGCGCCATCGACATGGCGGTCGAAAGCGGGCGGGTTATTCTCAGCGGCTCGGTCAGCTCTGTGGCCGAGCGCAATGTCGCCGAGAGCCTGGCCGAGTACATACCAGGCGTGCGGGAGGTCGACTCGCACCTGGTGATTGAGCGCCAGCTTTGA